In Candidatus Dojkabacteria bacterium, one DNA window encodes the following:
- a CDS encoding DEAD/DEAH box helicase gives MERNQSHYNSSGGSSYQNRNRDRSGGYRGFSRQNRFGKNRGFRNQRSNRGRFIGEKIPYEKYISKTVENYIAPSIYAEDRLFSEYAISELIKRNISSKGYNHPTLVQSQAIPHILQGKDVLGRASTGSGKTGAFLIPLIDKVLKDKLQKCLIIVPTRELASQIRTELIELSRGSGIFSVLIIGGVSMGMQINDLRRNPSFIIGTPGRLKDLYERNKINLETFNNIVLDEVDRMLDMGFIGDITLLISKLREKKQTLFFSATMSFEAEKIADTLLSNPVKLKIEEESPLKSVNQNVVMVQNSEQKLPTLVSLLTKEEFTKVLIFSRTKHGADNLTKKLKAQNLRVEAIHGNKTQQKRLRVISDFKLNRINILVATDVAARGLDIPNVSHVINYDEPQTFKDYIHRIGRTGRAGKPGNALTFVGC, from the coding sequence ATGGAAAGAAATCAAAGTCACTACAATTCATCTGGCGGCAGCAGCTACCAAAATAGAAACCGAGACAGAAGCGGGGGCTACCGTGGATTCAGTAGGCAAAACAGATTTGGAAAAAACAGAGGGTTTAGAAATCAAAGATCAAACCGTGGAAGATTCATAGGTGAAAAAATCCCATACGAAAAGTATATTTCAAAAACAGTAGAAAACTACATTGCCCCGTCAATTTATGCTGAAGATAGGTTGTTTTCGGAATATGCTATATCGGAACTTATAAAAAGAAACATATCATCCAAAGGGTATAACCATCCTACACTTGTACAGTCACAGGCAATTCCACATATCCTACAAGGAAAAGATGTATTAGGCCGCGCAAGTACAGGTTCTGGAAAAACAGGAGCATTCTTAATTCCACTTATTGACAAAGTTCTAAAAGACAAATTACAAAAATGTTTAATAATTGTCCCAACAAGGGAGCTGGCATCTCAAATACGAACTGAACTTATAGAGCTGTCAAGAGGCTCCGGAATATTCTCTGTCTTAATAATCGGCGGCGTATCCATGGGAATGCAAATTAATGATCTTAGGCGAAATCCAAGTTTTATAATTGGAACACCCGGTAGGTTAAAAGACCTTTATGAAAGAAATAAAATTAACTTAGAAACCTTTAACAATATCGTACTCGACGAAGTCGACAGAATGTTAGACATGGGCTTTATTGGAGATATAACACTCTTAATATCAAAACTAAGAGAAAAGAAACAAACATTATTTTTCTCGGCAACTATGTCATTTGAAGCTGAAAAAATTGCAGATACCCTACTTTCTAATCCTGTTAAACTTAAGATCGAGGAAGAATCTCCTCTTAAAAGTGTTAATCAAAACGTTGTTATGGTTCAAAATTCCGAACAAAAACTTCCTACCCTTGTGTCACTTCTAACTAAAGAAGAATTTACAAAGGTTTTAATCTTTTCAAGAACAAAACACGGAGCCGATAACCTTACAAAGAAATTAAAAGCTCAAAATTTAAGGGTCGAGGCTATTCACGGAAATAAAACCCAGCAAAAGCGACTTAGAGTTATTTCTGATTTTAAGCTAAACCGTATTAATATTTTAGTTGCAACCGACGTCGCCGCCAGGGGCTTAGATATTCCAAATGTTTCACACGTAATTAACTACGACGAACCTCAAACATTTAAAGATTATATCCATAGAATCGGTAGAACCGGTCGAGCAGGCAAGCCCGGAAATGCACTTACCTTTGTGGGGTGTTAG